Proteins from one Desulfonema limicola genomic window:
- the gspM gene encoding type II secretion system protein GspM, with amino-acid sequence MKLSQLSTREKYALAAGISFIFIYILIEFIISPYLDKQEQVKRELKAKSETLAQMQQLKSEFQLLKEKSKLAEKYFEARPKGFTLFSFLDTLAGKADIKDNIAYMKPSKSKPKDSPYNVSLVELKLQGINLKQLTPYLHMVETSKNMVFIRRVSITKTGKEGFIDAIIQVETFES; translated from the coding sequence ATGAAACTCAGCCAGTTAAGCACAAGAGAAAAATACGCACTTGCAGCAGGCATCTCATTTATATTTATTTATATATTAATTGAATTTATCATTTCCCCTTATCTTGATAAACAGGAACAGGTTAAACGGGAATTAAAGGCTAAATCTGAAACCCTTGCTCAAATGCAGCAGTTAAAATCTGAATTTCAGTTATTGAAAGAAAAAAGCAAGCTTGCAGAAAAATATTTTGAAGCAAGGCCAAAAGGCTTTACTCTTTTTTCCTTTCTTGACACCCTTGCAGGTAAAGCAGATATAAAAGATAATATAGCCTATATGAAACCATCCAAATCCAAACCAAAGGACAGCCCTTATAATGTTTCCCTGGTGGAATTAAAACTTCAAGGAATTAATTTAAAACAATTGACACCATACCTTCATATGGTTGAAACATCAAAAAACATGGTATTTATCAGAAGAGTTTCAATTACAAAAACAGGAAAAGAAGGATTTATAGATGCCATTATTCAGGTTGAAACCTTTGAATCTTGA
- the gspL gene encoding type II secretion system protein GspL: MSRKIIGLDVRYDAVSVVIIDSRLREKHIQGFKHISVHQTENRDTALASALKTIFKQMDTSGAVWVSSFPSEEIYYRNIRIPFKGNKKISQVLPFELEPMLPVPVDNLIIDFHPVNSNINDDYTDIIAACVKKTSLETYLNILSEAGADPANVSIGAYPVACYMNNLQDMPENWILLDFHDCHVTAFIIYSGRINLIRSFPLQQINNSLLTNLEQTIIAFEETLGKNYIPEKIYITGYALKDLSPEQETDLEKFMETPVVRADILSLSDITTKPAQRISWKPDEMNTALALALSDIEGTAKLNLRKGPFALRKNWETHKSNLIKAGIFSAILLALFCLNIIIDSWSAGKKIDRLDSQIMEIFKSTLPEITRIVDPLHQMQVAMDEIKKNTFIPGDTGKNVLIIDILNELSRQIPKEIDVEITRLVAGQDNILISGNTDTFNSVDIIQTKIDKSELFKKVTINSTKKEQNENRVQFKMKVDL, from the coding sequence ATGAGCAGAAAAATTATAGGACTTGATGTCCGATATGATGCAGTATCAGTGGTTATTATAGACAGCAGGCTGAGGGAAAAACATATCCAGGGGTTTAAGCATATTTCTGTTCACCAAACTGAAAACAGAGACACAGCTCTGGCTTCTGCCCTTAAAACAATCTTTAAACAGATGGATACATCAGGAGCTGTATGGGTAAGTTCTTTTCCATCAGAAGAGATTTATTATCGAAATATCAGGATTCCGTTCAAAGGCAATAAAAAAATAAGCCAGGTTCTTCCTTTTGAACTGGAACCGATGCTGCCTGTTCCTGTTGACAATCTGATAATAGATTTTCATCCTGTAAACTCAAATATAAACGATGATTATACAGATATTATAGCTGCATGTGTAAAAAAGACAAGCCTGGAAACCTATCTGAATATCCTGTCAGAAGCAGGTGCAGATCCGGCAAATGTCAGTATTGGAGCTTATCCTGTTGCCTGTTACATGAACAATCTGCAAGATATGCCTGAAAACTGGATTCTTCTGGATTTCCATGATTGTCATGTTACTGCATTTATAATATATTCAGGCCGGATAAATCTTATACGCTCATTTCCTCTACAGCAAATCAATAACTCACTGCTGACAAACCTGGAACAAACAATTATTGCATTTGAAGAAACCCTGGGGAAAAATTATATACCTGAAAAGATTTATATAACCGGCTATGCATTAAAAGATTTAAGTCCTGAACAGGAAACAGACTTAGAAAAATTCATGGAAACCCCTGTTGTCCGGGCAGATATTCTTTCACTATCTGATATAACAACAAAACCAGCCCAGCGCATTTCCTGGAAACCTGATGAAATGAATACAGCCCTGGCACTGGCACTGTCTGATATTGAAGGTACAGCCAAACTCAATCTCAGAAAAGGACCTTTTGCTTTAAGAAAAAACTGGGAAACCCATAAAAGCAACCTAATCAAAGCTGGAATATTTTCAGCAATACTTCTGGCCCTTTTTTGTCTTAATATTATTATAGATTCCTGGTCAGCAGGCAAAAAAATAGACAGGCTTGACAGCCAGATAATGGAAATCTTCAAATCCACCCTGCCTGAAATTACAAGAATTGTTGACCCCCTGCATCAAATGCAGGTAGCAATGGATGAAATCAAGAAAAACACATTCATACCAGGAGATACTGGAAAAAATGTTCTTATCATTGATATTCTCAATGAATTGAGCAGGCAGATACCAAAAGAGATAGATGTAGAAATTACCCGCCTGGTAGCAGGCCAGGACAATATCCTGATTTCCGGCAACACAGATACATTCAATTCTGTTGACATTATTCAGACAAAAATAGATAAGTCAGAGCTGTTTAAAAAGGTTACAATCAACTCTACCAAAAAAGAGCAAAATGAAAACCGGGTTCAATTTAAGATGAAAGTTGATCTATGA
- a CDS encoding general secretion pathway protein GspK gives MNRRVRGAVISVAAARDRLTLTQMTSAGVHTAMAMLIADRRASETDSIQEDWANPEKIAEVLQAIPFNKGRVTFSIKDELGKIQVNSLVDFPKGRHFNESQKIMWDRFTRLLLSMDDSFKDIEATAIINSVKDWLDSGDDDATTGLNGAESEYYQGLDPPYDSKNGPMNHIEELMQVKGITPELFKGINEMSGIESFMTVYGMTRSKNKIDNKEFTFEGKININTADLPVLIAMIPSENPEYAQAIFNFRNEKEDGNYINALTGTTWYKNVPDIPGDITIDPKLITVSSDFFEIKAEAALNDMELTARVIVHREQNKKTKKWQCRVLSWQAE, from the coding sequence ATGAACCGCAGAGTAAGAGGAGCCGTCATATCAGTAGCTGCTGCCAGGGACAGGCTGACTTTAACCCAGATGACTTCAGCAGGTGTACATACGGCAATGGCGATGCTGATAGCTGACAGGAGAGCTTCGGAAACTGACTCCATACAGGAAGACTGGGCAAACCCTGAAAAGATTGCAGAAGTACTTCAAGCCATCCCTTTTAATAAAGGCAGGGTAACATTTTCCATAAAAGACGAACTTGGAAAGATCCAGGTAAATTCCCTTGTTGATTTTCCAAAGGGCCGGCATTTTAATGAATCCCAAAAAATCATGTGGGATCGTTTTACCCGTCTTTTACTCTCAATGGACGATTCATTTAAAGATATTGAAGCAACAGCTATTATAAATTCAGTAAAAGACTGGCTGGACTCAGGAGATGATGATGCGACCACAGGGCTAAACGGAGCAGAGTCAGAATATTACCAGGGTCTTGACCCTCCCTATGATTCAAAAAACGGGCCTATGAATCATATTGAAGAACTGATGCAGGTCAAAGGAATAACACCTGAACTTTTCAAGGGCATCAATGAAATGTCAGGTATTGAAAGTTTTATGACAGTTTATGGCATGACCCGGTCTAAAAATAAAATTGATAATAAAGAATTTACCTTTGAAGGAAAAATCAATATAAATACAGCCGATCTTCCGGTACTTATAGCAATGATACCATCGGAAAACCCTGAATATGCCCAGGCAATATTCAATTTCCGCAATGAAAAAGAAGATGGAAATTATATAAATGCACTCACAGGAACAACCTGGTACAAAAATGTCCCGGATATTCCAGGGGATATAACAATTGATCCAAAACTGATTACTGTATCAAGTGATTTTTTTGAAATTAAAGCTGAGGCAGCATTAAATGATATGGAATTAACAGCAAGGGTTATAGTGCATCGGGAACAAAATAAAAAAACAAAAAAATGGCAATGCAGGGTTCTGAGCTGGCAGGCAGAATAA
- a CDS encoding PulJ/GspJ family protein, whose amino-acid sequence MNKDKTQIKITAKASTGFTLFEILLSIFIFTIVITTIFSSYRAVFSSTDSINGKIASYEMANNCLNRMIMDIKAAYISQIPGYTPPAFNSPPDPYQMKGESQYAGSKTFPSFRFTSSAHLFPGKNMRTGIAEIIYYVQYIDNDEQYVLKRAENLPPYNKKFAFSNKDPILCEHLKSLEFIYYNFEGTEHESWDSESKEYKYATPSAMKIKLETGNDSVSLFYETMIDFPFYREEIK is encoded by the coding sequence GTGAACAAAGATAAAACACAAATAAAGATAACAGCAAAAGCATCAACAGGTTTTACCCTTTTTGAAATCCTGCTTTCCATTTTCATTTTTACTATTGTTATCACAACTATTTTCAGCTCATACAGAGCTGTATTTTCAAGCACAGACTCAATTAATGGAAAGATTGCATCCTATGAAATGGCAAACAACTGTTTAAACAGAATGATTATGGATATTAAAGCAGCCTATATCTCTCAAATACCTGGATATACACCCCCGGCCTTTAATTCCCCCCCTGATCCATACCAGATGAAAGGGGAATCGCAATATGCAGGCAGCAAAACCTTTCCCAGCTTCAGATTTACATCATCTGCTCATTTATTCCCTGGAAAAAACATGCGTACAGGTATTGCAGAGATCATATATTATGTTCAATATATAGACAATGATGAGCAATATGTTCTAAAACGTGCTGAAAATCTTCCTCCGTATAATAAAAAATTTGCATTTTCAAACAAAGACCCCATATTATGCGAACATTTAAAGTCACTTGAATTTATTTATTACAATTTTGAAGGCACTGAACATGAATCCTGGGATTCAGAATCCAAAGAATATAAATACGCTACTCCCAGTGCCATGAAAATAAAACTTGAAACAGGCAATGATTCTGTTTCACTTTTTTATGAAACCATGATAGACTTCCCTTTTTACAGGGAAGAGATTAAATAA
- a CDS encoding type IV pilus modification PilV family protein yields MKAESLPKSPHHGFTLLEVMAAISIMAIVLTAVFQLHIQTISMNNTARFYTTAPLLAQTRIAVLEISDDISEGTQSGDFGDEFPGYTWTVTIEQVEDESEILGSTAQDLKKIDVSVDYNEGEFSYNFRTYRMLPEE; encoded by the coding sequence TTGAAAGCTGAATCACTGCCCAAAAGCCCTCATCATGGATTTACCCTGCTGGAGGTTATGGCTGCCATATCAATAATGGCAATAGTTCTTACTGCTGTATTTCAATTACACATTCAGACTATTTCCATGAATAATACTGCCAGATTTTATACAACAGCCCCCCTTCTTGCTCAAACCAGGATTGCTGTTCTGGAAATTTCAGATGATATTTCTGAAGGCACCCAATCAGGTGATTTTGGAGATGAGTTTCCCGGCTATACATGGACTGTAACAATAGAACAGGTTGAAGATGAATCCGAAATACTGGGAAGCACAGCTCAGGATTTAAAAAAGATTGATGTAAGCGTTGATTATAATGAAGGTGAATTTTCCTATAATTTCAGGACATACCGTATGCTGCCAGAAGAATAA
- a CDS encoding pilus assembly FimT family protein, protein MGNRINLLACRRKLIQKSGFTLVELIVVIALLSIMLAFALPRFEGNMLADNNKKVTRWFMNQVQILRQNSLKNRKVYILNISPDAGTMWITDESMTEEDLETASQNGYSLPDDITITGILYPDGDKISFGSAEIRFYKTGYSDKVIIHIEDDDNNPVSLLIEPFLPAIKVYEQHIDFES, encoded by the coding sequence TTGGGAAATAGAATAAACCTTCTCGCCTGCCGCAGAAAATTAATCCAAAAATCAGGATTTACGCTTGTTGAGCTTATTGTAGTAATTGCACTGTTAAGCATTATGCTTGCTTTTGCCCTTCCCAGATTTGAGGGAAACATGCTTGCAGACAATAATAAAAAGGTTACCAGATGGTTCATGAATCAGGTTCAGATTCTTAGACAAAACAGCCTGAAAAACCGTAAAGTTTATATTCTTAACATCAGTCCTGATGCAGGTACAATGTGGATAACTGATGAATCTATGACAGAAGAAGACCTGGAAACTGCATCACAAAACGGGTATTCTTTACCTGATGACATAACAATAACAGGTATTTTATACCCTGATGGAGACAAAATTTCATTTGGCAGTGCAGAAATTCGATTCTATAAAACCGGATATTCAGACAAGGTAATAATACATATAGAAGATGATGACAACAACCCCGTGTCCCTGCTTATTGAACCATTTCTGCCTGCTATCAAGGTATATGAGCAGCATATTGACTTTGAAAGCTGA
- the gspG gene encoding type II secretion system major pseudopilin GspG, producing the protein MGQKIHIKKISKFRKISSSGFTLIELMVVIVILGILAGLIVPRIMERPDQAKQMKARVQIESLETALKLYKLDNGSYPSTEQGLQALVDPPATGSQPQKYKTGGYLEKGKVPKDPWQNDYVYLSPGIHGEFDIISYGADGVPDGEGANEDIKSWEIE; encoded by the coding sequence ATGGGACAAAAAATCCATATTAAAAAAATTTCTAAATTCAGGAAAATCAGCAGCTCAGGATTTACCCTGATTGAACTGATGGTTGTTATTGTTATTCTGGGTATCCTGGCAGGCTTGATTGTTCCCAGAATAATGGAACGACCGGATCAGGCCAAGCAAATGAAAGCAAGGGTTCAGATTGAAAGCCTGGAAACTGCACTAAAACTTTACAAACTGGATAACGGCTCTTACCCTTCAACAGAACAGGGACTGCAAGCCCTTGTTGATCCTCCTGCAACCGGTTCTCAGCCTCAAAAATATAAAACAGGCGGATATCTTGAAAAAGGTAAAGTACCCAAAGATCCCTGGCAAAATGATTATGTTTATCTCTCTCCAGGAATACATGGAGAATTTGATATAATATCTTATGGAGCTGACGGCGTACCTGATGGTGAAGGGGCAAATGAGGATATTAAAAGTTGGGAAATAGAATAA
- the gspF gene encoding type II secretion system inner membrane protein GspF produces the protein MPVYEYTALNIKGKTTSGIIDAESAVAARQKLRITKIFPVTIKETIETPVKKNTWLSSFSYSFTRVKPSEIAMLTRQMATLVGAGFPLVSAMDTLIPHIKSQGFKKVLAKIKDSVVEGNSFGTALAAYSGIFSPLYINMVRAGESSGTLEIVLDRLADITEKQQALNSRIKSAMTYPILMSIIGTLVLFFLLTFIVPSIASIFTDMGKALPAPTRILIAASNFCKQYWWIIALIIVFISVSLSHAKKTIKGRYLWDKTLLRLPGIGILIKKLAVGRFSRTLGSLLENGVTMLAALDIVKNIAGNVLLSEAISKASEEVGKGQGLGISLAETNRFPSLSIQMILVGEQSGELEPMLNKVADVYENEVESTIMSMTSLLEPLMILFMAVIVGFIVLSICLPIFEMNELIR, from the coding sequence ATGCCAGTTTACGAATATACAGCTTTAAATATAAAAGGCAAAACTACTTCAGGGATAATTGATGCAGAAAGTGCTGTTGCAGCACGTCAAAAATTGCGCATCACCAAAATATTCCCTGTTACCATAAAAGAAACTATTGAAACACCTGTTAAAAAAAATACCTGGCTGTCTTCATTCTCATATTCTTTTACAAGGGTAAAGCCTTCTGAGATTGCCATGCTTACAAGACAAATGGCAACATTGGTAGGAGCAGGTTTTCCCCTTGTGTCAGCAATGGATACACTTATCCCCCACATCAAATCACAGGGTTTTAAAAAAGTACTGGCAAAAATTAAAGACTCGGTTGTTGAAGGAAACAGCTTTGGAACAGCCCTTGCAGCCTATTCAGGCATATTCTCTCCTCTTTATATTAATATGGTACGTGCAGGTGAATCATCAGGAACCCTTGAAATTGTTCTGGACAGGCTTGCAGATATTACTGAAAAACAGCAGGCCCTCAACAGCCGTATCAAATCAGCAATGACATACCCTATACTGATGTCAATCATTGGCACCCTTGTACTGTTTTTTCTTCTTACCTTTATAGTCCCCAGCATAGCATCAATATTTACAGATATGGGCAAAGCACTCCCCGCACCAACCCGTATCCTCATAGCTGCAAGCAATTTCTGCAAACAATACTGGTGGATTATTGCACTGATAATTGTGTTTATAAGTGTCAGTCTCAGTCATGCAAAAAAAACAATAAAAGGCCGTTATTTATGGGATAAAACCTTATTAAGACTTCCTGGTATCGGCATTTTAATAAAAAAACTGGCTGTAGGCCGTTTTTCAAGAACCCTGGGTTCCCTTCTTGAAAATGGTGTAACAATGCTGGCAGCTCTTGACATAGTCAAAAATATTGCAGGCAATGTACTGCTTTCAGAAGCTATTTCAAAAGCTTCTGAAGAAGTGGGAAAAGGTCAGGGTCTTGGTATATCCCTTGCTGAAACAAATCGGTTTCCCAGCCTTTCCATTCAAATGATCCTGGTGGGGGAACAAAGCGGTGAACTGGAACCAATGCTTAATAAAGTAGCAGACGTATATGAAAATGAGGTTGAGTCAACAATTATGAGCATGACATCCCTGCTGGAACCATTAATGATTTTATTTATGGCTGTTATTGTTGGGTTCATTGTATTATCAATTTGTCTGCCTATCTTTGAAATGAATGAACTGATAAGATAA
- a CDS encoding S66 peptidase family protein, translating to MKTINIIKAAKLLPGDCIGIAAPSSPFKKDDFFQGISILEEMGYSVMIPDGLFKKKGYLAGSDLHRAEQLHGLFADNSVKAIICARGGFGAARILSLLDYDLIRNNPKLFIGFSDITALLYSFYKKSGLVTLHGPVVTSLKYIDKKSLESLSLAVSSGSSIEIQADNPVVISHGRSLGIVICGNLSVLCHLMGTPFQPEFDNHILIIEDIGEPSYKIDRMLTQMKLAGCFKGLSGLVLGSFKDSGRLHEIYKIVKNIFNDYSIPVIAGFDVGHGDCNLSVPIGIKAAIDTEKGILAFHEPAVINKKKGIKV from the coding sequence ATGAAAACGATTAATATTATTAAAGCAGCTAAACTTTTACCAGGAGACTGCATAGGAATTGCAGCCCCTTCAAGCCCTTTTAAAAAAGATGATTTTTTCCAGGGAATAAGTATTCTTGAAGAAATGGGATACTCTGTTATGATTCCTGATGGTCTTTTTAAGAAAAAAGGTTATCTTGCAGGGTCTGATCTTCACAGGGCAGAACAATTGCATGGACTTTTTGCAGATAATTCTGTTAAAGCCATTATCTGTGCAAGAGGAGGTTTTGGAGCAGCCAGGATTTTATCCCTGCTGGATTATGATCTTATTCGTAATAATCCAAAATTGTTTATAGGGTTCAGCGATATTACAGCACTTTTATATAGTTTTTATAAAAAAAGCGGACTGGTTACACTGCATGGTCCTGTGGTAACAAGTCTTAAATATATTGATAAAAAAAGCCTGGAATCACTGAGCCTGGCAGTTTCGTCAGGTTCATCAATTGAAATACAGGCTGATAATCCTGTTGTTATAAGTCACGGCAGGTCTTTGGGTATTGTTATCTGCGGCAACTTAAGTGTATTATGTCATCTTATGGGAACCCCTTTTCAGCCGGAATTTGACAATCATATTTTAATAATTGAAGATATAGGTGAACCGTCTTATAAAATTGACAGGATGCTTACCCAGATGAAATTGGCAGGGTGTTTTAAGGGGCTTTCAGGGCTTGTACTTGGTTCTTTTAAAGATTCTGGCAGGCTTCATGAAATTTACAAGATTGTGAAAAATATTTTTAATGATTATTCAATACCTGTAATAGCCGGGTTTGATGTAGGGCATGGAGATTGCAATCTTTCAGTTCCCATAGGAATTAAAGCAGCAATTGATACAGAAAAAGGAATACTTGCTTTTCATGAACCAGCAGTGATTAATAAAAAAAAGGGTATTAAAGTATGA
- a CDS encoding serine hydrolase domain-containing protein yields the protein MIHVHNLMEKAVYDNIFPGGVLLAAEKGEILFCKAYGHADIFANTKMNVDTVFDLASLTKPLAASAALMKLTEETSGLPEWELGNIIPEICSTDKAHIKIKHLLSHTSGFPDYRPYYLKINKVTDENPKTVLRELLIKESLVSFPGKKVIYSDLGFMMLEWVIEKLTATALDCFLDKEIYSPLGIKNLFFPGISYKKEKHFAATELCPWRRKLLKGAVHDDNAYAAGGIQGHAGLFGTIKDVFILLCELLNAVKGNKNQGVFKKKVVEYFFRPYRNTGRSLGFDMPSPEGSSSGCFFCKNSVGHLGFTGTSFWMDIDRYIILILLTNRIHPYRHNYKIKIFRPVIHNAVMEKIMNK from the coding sequence ATGATTCATGTGCATAATTTAATGGAAAAAGCTGTTTATGACAATATCTTTCCAGGAGGAGTTCTCCTGGCTGCTGAAAAAGGAGAGATATTGTTTTGTAAAGCATATGGTCATGCTGATATATTTGCCAATACTAAAATGAATGTTGATACGGTTTTTGACCTGGCATCACTGACAAAACCTCTTGCAGCATCTGCTGCTTTAATGAAACTGACTGAAGAAACTTCAGGATTGCCTGAATGGGAACTTGGAAATATAATTCCTGAAATATGCAGCACAGATAAGGCACATATTAAAATAAAACATCTTTTATCACATACATCAGGTTTTCCTGATTATCGTCCATATTATTTAAAAATTAATAAAGTTACTGATGAAAATCCCAAGACTGTTTTAAGAGAATTGTTAATAAAAGAGAGCCTTGTATCTTTTCCAGGAAAAAAGGTTATATATAGTGATCTTGGTTTTATGATGCTTGAGTGGGTAATTGAAAAACTTACAGCCACTGCTCTGGACTGTTTTCTTGACAAGGAAATATATTCCCCTCTTGGCATAAAAAATCTTTTTTTCCCAGGTATTTCATATAAAAAAGAAAAACATTTTGCAGCTACTGAACTCTGTCCCTGGCGCAGAAAGCTGTTAAAAGGTGCTGTTCATGATGACAATGCATATGCAGCCGGGGGTATTCAGGGACATGCAGGGCTTTTTGGCACCATTAAAGATGTTTTTATTTTGCTTTGTGAACTTTTGAATGCAGTTAAAGGAAATAAAAATCAAGGTGTTTTTAAAAAAAAAGTTGTTGAATATTTCTTTAGACCTTACAGAAATACAGGCCGTTCATTAGGTTTTGATATGCCTTCACCTGAAGGTTCTTCAAGCGGCTGTTTTTTCTGCAAGAATAGTGTAGGTCATCTTGGTTTTACAGGAACTTCGTTCTGGATGGATATTGACAGATATATCATTTTAATATTATTAACTAATCGGATTCATCCATACAGGCATAATTATAAAATAAAGATTTTCAGACCCGTTATTCATAATGCAGTAATGGAAAAAATTATGAATAAATAA
- a CDS encoding rod shape-determining protein: MSLFLDVFLGIFSSDLAIDLGTANTLVYVKGKGIVLSEPSVVAVRTDNRLKNRVLAVGLEAKNMLGRTPGNIVAIRPMRDGVIADFEVTEAMIRHFIQKVHNRRTFVRPRIIVAVPSGITQVEKRAVRESAESAGAREVFLIEEPMAAAIGAGLPITEPTCNMVVDIGGGTTEVAVISLAGIVYSRSIRVAGDKMDSAIIQYIKRKYNLLIGERTSENVKTTIGNAYPDPNNLETMEIKGRDLVSGIPKILVVDTEEIRLAIAEQVDAIVETVKIALEQTPPELSADIVDRGIVLTGGGGQLKNLDKLLREETGLPITVTDDPLSTVALGSGKALDSLEILKQVIIT; this comes from the coding sequence ATGAGTCTATTTTTAGATGTTTTTTTAGGAATTTTTTCAAGTGATCTTGCTATTGATCTTGGAACAGCCAATACCCTTGTTTATGTTAAAGGAAAAGGGATTGTATTGAGCGAACCTTCCGTTGTGGCTGTAAGAACGGATAACCGTTTGAAAAACCGGGTCTTGGCTGTGGGTCTTGAAGCTAAGAATATGCTTGGCCGTACACCAGGCAATATTGTTGCAATCCGGCCCATGCGCGACGGTGTTATTGCTGATTTTGAGGTTACAGAGGCAATGATCCGTCATTTTATTCAAAAAGTCCACAACCGCCGTACTTTTGTAAGGCCAAGGATTATAGTTGCAGTTCCTTCGGGAATTACACAGGTTGAAAAAAGAGCTGTAAGGGAATCTGCTGAATCTGCCGGAGCCAGGGAGGTTTTTCTTATTGAAGAACCTATGGCAGCAGCTATTGGTGCAGGGCTTCCTATTACAGAACCAACATGCAATATGGTTGTTGATATTGGCGGCGGCACTACTGAAGTGGCTGTTATTTCCCTTGCAGGTATTGTTTACAGCCGTTCAATACGGGTGGCAGGCGATAAAATGGATTCAGCAATTATACAATATATCAAACGGAAATATAATCTGCTTATAGGAGAAAGAACTTCTGAAAATGTAAAAACAACCATCGGCAATGCCTATCCTGATCCTAATAACCTGGAAACTATGGAGATTAAAGGAAGAGATCTTGTTTCCGGAATTCCCAAGATTTTAGTTGTTGATACAGAAGAGATACGGCTTGCTATTGCAGAGCAGGTTGATGCTATTGTTGAAACCGTAAAAATTGCTCTTGAGCAGACCCCTCCTGAATTATCTGCAGATATTGTGGACAGGGGTATTGTATTAACCGGAGGCGGGGGACAATTGAAAAATCTTGATAAACTGCTCAGAGAAGAGACAGGGCTGCCTATTACAGTAACAGATGATCCTTTGTCAACAGTAGCCTTGGGATCAGGAAAGGCATTGGACAGTCTTGAAATTCTGAAGCAAGTTATTATTACATAA
- the mreC gene encoding rod shape-determining protein MreC, translated as MVSLFFLVSASQENDYLKKALNQAVSRNTRCEELEKSNNRLRKILRFNEDFENNILVAEVVAKEPSIWFKSIIINKGIKDGLHDSLPVVIPQGVVGVITNVSDNYSKVMLLIDQSSGIDVIVQRTRVRGIVKGGAAELCTLEYVSRRYDIRVGDVIISSGLDGIFPKGLRVGHVSDVIGQHVDIFQKIVVTPYVNFETVEEVIVILNPRQHEDMSIK; from the coding sequence TTGGTATCATTATTTTTTCTTGTATCAGCATCTCAAGAAAACGATTATTTAAAGAAAGCCTTAAATCAGGCTGTTTCCAGAAATACCAGGTGTGAAGAACTTGAGAAATCAAACAATAGATTGCGTAAGATACTCAGGTTTAATGAAGATTTTGAAAACAACATACTGGTAGCAGAGGTTGTTGCTAAAGAACCTTCAATCTGGTTTAAAAGCATTATTATCAACAAAGGTATCAAGGATGGACTGCACGATTCTTTACCTGTTGTAATTCCTCAGGGAGTTGTAGGAGTAATAACAAATGTATCTGATAATTACTCTAAAGTTATGCTGCTGATTGACCAGAGCAGCGGCATAGATGTCATAGTGCAGAGAACCCGTGTTCGGGGCATTGTCAAAGGCGGGGCCGCAGAATTGTGTACACTTGAATATGTTTCAAGACGATATGATATCAGGGTTGGTGATGTTATTATCTCTTCAGGCTTAGATGGTATTTTTCCCAAAGGTTTAAGGGTGGGGCATGTTTCGGATGTTATAGGTCAGCATGTTGATATATTTCAAAAAATTGTAGTAACACCTTATGTAAATTTTGAAACTGTTGAAGAAGTTATTGTTATATTAAATCCCAGACAGCATGAAGATATGAGTATAAAATGA